The Arctopsyche grandis isolate Sample6627 chromosome 12, ASM5162203v2, whole genome shotgun sequence genome includes the window CTACTACACTTAAATATAAACCGAACGAAATTTTGCTATAGGAatcagtttattaaattaaaaacaaaacaaaaaaaacttaaattactctcatttatatgaaatacaaaTACTCAAAAGGACAAATGCAGCGAATCGTACATTCAATTAAAGTGTTGTGTAATGAATGCGGTTTAACAATGTCTGTATCCATATTTAAAAGCAGTCCTCTTGACTTTTCCTAACACATCGGGCCACTTTCTTTTTGAAATCCGCATATCTTTCCCTCCATTCTTTCTGCAAGCAAaacaaacatttaacaaaaataagATCATACGCGACGGAATACAAACACGGAAAAGATTTACGGCTGCATCGACGTTAGCGGGGCTCTCATCGTTTGGATCTGCCAACATGGATATGACACTTATTAGTATAGTTTCAACTGTGTGCACTGGTAGCCATCGCTCTGATGCTTTTTCATATCCCCATTTGTCATCGCCGGGCTCGTGCAATATTGATATGCAAACATCACCATttttttcaactgaaaataatacaaaatttatatttcaattgattaaacacatatataaatatacataaagtgATTCTGATTACAAACTTACTATTGGGATGCCATATCTCAGTGACAAACTTCATTCTAGGAGGCCTTAAAGGGTATTCCTTTGGAAAATGTAAGTGAGCTTTGAAAAATCCTCCTTCACtgtaatttgataaatttcaattaaaaaaaaatatatatatatacatacaacttgcataatttcatatgaaatttgTATTCAACTTACTATAGCGTATCAGGAGGGCCAATAATTAAAACCTCCCATTTGTATATATCACTATCATCTATAAGGCCGGCTGAAAAACCTTCCACTGCATTTTTGTTCAGTTCTGAAACgatttcataatatttaattacatagatGTTTTGTTTACTTAGCGGcaaatcattatatatatagacAGAATTGAAAAAGGACGACAATGAGGTATCCAAAATTGAG containing:
- the Ube2g1 gene encoding ubiquitin-conjugating enzyme E2G 1, producing the protein MAEPQSSLLLKKQLAELNKNAVEGFSAGLIDDSDIYKWEVLIIGPPDTLYEGGFFKAHLHFPKEYPLRPPRMKFVTEIWHPNIEKNGDVCISILHEPGDDKWGYEKASERWLPVHTVETILISVISMLADPNDESPANVDAAKEWRERYADFKKKVARCVRKSQEDCF